In Panicum virgatum strain AP13 chromosome 4N, P.virgatum_v5, whole genome shotgun sequence, a single window of DNA contains:
- the LOC120671479 gene encoding U-box domain-containing protein 21-like, protein MVLSMSRATRAASRLVPEIPLLRRGGKQQAPEEVAVPAHFVCPISLDLMRDPVTAPTGITYDRESVEGWLARGSARCPVTGRPLRLADLVPNYATRRMIQDWCVANRAERVPTPKVPLGDADAAEAVAAVSRAAGRGDVPACGAAAARARALGKESDRNRRCLAAAGAARALAAAFGRLAGERVEGAGAASGALGEILAAATVFFPLDDEARRCIASPASLKSLASVMTHGGELAARASAAIVLRELASSADGRTLEAVARTPGMCDALVRLVRSPVSAPATKAALVTAYYLASASDRAAARLAEVGAVPALVELLVDADKGTSEKALAALDGVLCADAGLAAARAHALAVPVLVKKMFRVSDMATEFAVSALWRLCRAGDAGAAACRAEALRVGAFQKLLLLLQVGCGGVTKERASELLKMLNGSRGSVECIETVDFKGLKRPF, encoded by the coding sequence ATGGTTCTGTCGATGTCTCGCGCGACGAGGGCCGCGTCTAGGCTGGTGCCGGAGATCCCGCTGCTGAGGCGGGGCGGCAAGCAGCAGGCGcccgaggaggtggcggtgccgGCGCACTTCGTGTGCCCGATCTCGCTGGACCTGATGCGGGACCCCGTCACGGCGCCCACGGGGATCACCTACGACCGGGAGAGCGTCGAGGGCTGGCTGGCGCGCGGGAGCGCGCGGTGCCCCGTCACCGGCCGCCCGCTGCGGCTCGCCGACCTGGTCCCCAACTACGCCACGCGCCGGATGATCCAGGACTGGTGCGTCGCCAACCGCGCCGAGCGGGTGCCCACCCCCAAGGTGCCGCTCggagacgccgacgccgccgaggcGGTGGCCGCCGTGTCGCGCGCCGCGGGGCGCGGGGACGTGCCCGCGTgcggggcggccgccgccagggcgAGGGCGCTCGGCAAGGAGAGCGACCGCAACCGCCGCTGCCTGGCCGCGgctggcgccgcgcgcgcgctggcggcggcgttcgGGCGGCTCGCGGGGGAGCGCGTcgagggcgccggcgcggcctcgGGCGCGCTGGGCGAGATCCTGGCCGCGGCGACCGTGTTCTTCCCGCTCGACGACGAGGCGCGCCGCTGCATTGCCTCGCCCGCCTCGCTCAAGTCGCTCGCCTCCGTGATGACCCACGGCGGGGAGCTCGCCGCGCGGGCCAGCGCCGCCATCGTGCTCCGCGAGCTCGCGTCGTCGGCCGACGGGCGCACCCTCGAGGCCGTGGCGCGGACCCCGGGCATGTGCGACGCGCTCGTCCGCCTCGTCCGGAGCCCCGTCTCCGCGCCGGCCACCAAGGCCGCGCTCGTCACGGCCTACTACCTGGCCTCCGCCTCCGACCGCGCGGCGGCCCGTCTCGCGGAGGTCGGCGCGGTGCCGGCGCTCGTGGAGCTCCTCGTGGACGCTGACAAGGGCACGAGCGAGAAGGCGCTGGCCGCGCTCGACGGCGTCCTGTGCGCCGACGCCGGgctcgcggccgcgcgcgcgcacgcgctggCCGTGCCGGTCCTCGTCAAGAAGATGTTCCGCGTCTCCGACATGGCCACGGAGTTCGCCGTCTCCGCGCTCTGGCGCCTCTGCCGCGcgggcgacgccggcgccgccgcgtgccgcgcCGAGGCGCTGCGGGTCGGCGCGTTccagaagctgctgctgctgctccaggtcggctgcggcggcgtcaCCAAGGAGCGCGCCAGCGAGCTGCTCAAGATGCTCAACGGCTCCAGGGGCAGCGTCGAGTGCATCGAGACCGTCGACTTCAAGGGGCTCAAGAGACCATTTTGA